Proteins from a single region of Starkeya sp. ORNL1:
- a CDS encoding CaiB/BaiF CoA-transferase family protein — translation MTTTGLKALSGIRVLDLSRVLAGPWATQTLGDLGAQIIKVERPGAGDDTRGWGPPWLADAEGKPTAESAYFLSANRNKKSVTIDIARPEGQALVRRLAELSDVVVENFKVGGLKAYGLDYAGLHAINPRLIYCSITGFGQTGPEAGRAGYDFMIQGMSGLMSITGALGGEPQKVGVALVDVLTGLNATIAILAALQQRHATGRGQHIDLALFEVAVASLANQALNQLVSERVPQRLGNAHPNIVPYQAFETADGHLILAVGNDTQFARFCRVAGLPDVAADARFTTNAGRVATREALIPLIAAAMRARTTRDWIAALEKEGIPCGPINTIEQAFAEPQALARGLALALPHASGVVAPGVRSPLRLADSPMDDAAAPPRLGQHTEEVLADVLGLTEAEIAALRQGGMI, via the coding sequence ATGACGACGACAGGACTGAAGGCGCTCAGCGGCATCCGCGTGCTCGATCTCTCGCGTGTGCTGGCCGGGCCGTGGGCGACGCAGACGCTCGGCGATCTCGGCGCCCAGATCATCAAGGTCGAACGGCCCGGTGCCGGCGACGATACCCGCGGCTGGGGTCCGCCCTGGCTCGCCGACGCGGAGGGCAAGCCTACCGCTGAGAGCGCTTATTTCCTCTCTGCCAACCGCAACAAGAAATCCGTCACCATCGACATCGCTCGCCCCGAGGGGCAGGCGCTGGTGCGCCGCCTCGCCGAGCTGAGCGATGTGGTGGTGGAGAACTTCAAGGTCGGCGGCCTCAAGGCCTATGGGCTCGATTATGCCGGCCTCCATGCGATCAATCCGCGGCTGATCTATTGCTCCATCACCGGCTTCGGCCAGACCGGCCCGGAAGCCGGACGCGCCGGCTATGATTTCATGATCCAGGGCATGTCGGGCCTGATGTCGATCACCGGCGCACTCGGCGGCGAGCCGCAGAAAGTCGGCGTCGCGCTGGTCGACGTGCTGACCGGGCTGAACGCCACAATCGCCATCCTCGCCGCCCTGCAGCAGCGCCACGCCACCGGCCGCGGCCAGCATATCGACCTCGCGCTGTTCGAGGTGGCGGTGGCGAGCCTCGCCAATCAGGCGCTCAACCAGCTGGTCTCCGAGCGCGTGCCCCAGCGGCTCGGCAATGCGCACCCGAACATCGTGCCTTACCAGGCGTTCGAGACCGCCGACGGCCATCTCATCCTCGCCGTCGGCAATGACACCCAGTTCGCCCGCTTCTGCCGCGTCGCCGGATTGCCGGACGTAGCGGCGGATGCGCGCTTCACCACAAATGCCGGCCGCGTGGCGACCCGCGAGGCGCTGATCCCGCTCATCGCGGCGGCCATGCGGGCGCGGACGACGCGCGACTGGATCGCGGCGCTGGAGAAGGAAGGCATTCCGTGCGGCCCGATCAACACCATCGAGCAGGCCTTCGCCGAGCCGCAGGCATTGGCGCGGGGCCTCGCCCTCGCCCTGCCGCATGCCAGCGGGGTGGTGGCACCGGGGGTGCGCAGTCCGCTCAGGCTCGCCGACAGCCCGATGGACGATGCTGCGGCGCCGCCGCGGCTCGGCCAGCATACCGAGGAGGTGCTGGCCGATGTGCTCGGCCTCACCGAGGCCGAGATCGCGGCGCTGCGGCAAGGCGGTATGATTTGA
- a CDS encoding nucleotide sugar dehydrogenase, with amino-acid sequence MQPDASPALQLKGLISERRARIGVIGLGYVGLPLALVAVEAGFPVLGHDINARRVAEIAAGKQVIRYIPAERMEAALATGRFEVTASVDAFGGCDVLVICVPTPLTRQREPELSFVVATARTIATSLRPGQLIVLESTTWPGTTVEVVKPILEETGLVSGRDFFLAFSPEREDPGNPSYSTATIPKVVGGDGAVAGELAEALYAGLVERVVPVSSTQTAEAVKLTENIFRAVNIALVNELKTVYAAMGIDIWEVIDAARTKPFGFMPFYPGPGLGGHCIPIDPFYLTWKAREFDIETRFIELAGQINTRMPYVVVDRLAAELDASAGRGLSGARILVLGAAYKKDVDDTRESPALKLMELIDERGGLCEYHDPHVPVLPPTRRHPRLAGKPSTPLDAATIAGFDAVLVATDHEAIDYALVAAHARLIVDTRNAFARLGLTPQRIVKA; translated from the coding sequence ATGCAGCCAGACGCTTCGCCCGCCCTTCAGCTCAAGGGACTGATCTCCGAGCGCCGCGCGCGCATCGGCGTCATCGGGCTCGGCTATGTCGGCCTGCCCTTGGCGCTGGTCGCGGTCGAGGCCGGCTTTCCCGTGCTCGGCCATGACATCAATGCCAGGCGCGTTGCCGAGATCGCCGCCGGCAAGCAGGTCATCCGCTATATCCCGGCGGAACGCATGGAAGCCGCGCTCGCCACCGGGCGCTTCGAGGTTACCGCCAGCGTCGACGCCTTTGGCGGCTGCGACGTGCTGGTGATCTGCGTGCCGACGCCGTTGACACGCCAGCGCGAACCGGAGCTGTCCTTCGTCGTCGCCACCGCCCGCACCATCGCCACGTCGCTGCGTCCGGGCCAGTTGATCGTGCTGGAATCCACCACCTGGCCCGGCACCACGGTCGAGGTGGTCAAGCCGATCCTGGAGGAGACCGGCCTCGTTTCCGGCCGCGACTTCTTCCTCGCCTTCTCGCCGGAGCGCGAGGACCCCGGCAATCCGAGCTATTCCACCGCCACCATCCCGAAAGTGGTCGGCGGCGACGGCGCGGTTGCGGGCGAACTGGCGGAAGCGCTCTATGCCGGCCTGGTCGAGCGCGTAGTGCCGGTGTCCTCGACGCAGACCGCCGAGGCGGTGAAGCTCACCGAGAACATCTTCCGCGCGGTCAACATCGCGCTGGTGAACGAATTGAAGACCGTCTACGCCGCCATGGGCATCGACATCTGGGAGGTGATCGACGCCGCCCGGACCAAGCCGTTCGGCTTCATGCCGTTCTATCCGGGCCCCGGTCTCGGGGGGCACTGCATCCCGATCGATCCGTTCTACCTCACCTGGAAGGCGCGCGAGTTCGATATCGAGACCCGCTTCATCGAGCTTGCCGGCCAGATCAACACCCGCATGCCGTATGTGGTGGTCGACCGGCTCGCCGCCGAGCTCGATGCCAGCGCCGGGCGCGGCCTGTCGGGCGCGCGCATCCTGGTGCTCGGCGCCGCCTACAAGAAGGATGTCGACGACACCCGCGAGAGCCCGGCGCTGAAGCTGATGGAGCTGATCGACGAGCGCGGCGGCCTATGCGAATACCACGACCCGCATGTGCCGGTGCTGCCGCCGACGCGCCGGCACCCGCGCCTCGCCGGCAAGCCGTCGACCCCGCTCGACGCGGCGACGATCGCCGGTTTCGACGCCGTGCTGGTGGCAACCGACCATGAGGCGATCGACTACGCCCTCGTCGCCGCGCATGCGCGGCTCATCGTCGACACCCGCAACGCCTTCGCCCGCCTCGGCCTGACGCCTCAACGCATCGTCAAGGCCTAG
- a CDS encoding ABC transporter ATP-binding protein, whose product MLVNFFQYVWRYSRREQLIVLGYVLASLPFYWWSLDVPKRIVNEAIQGGAFTNGHTQARFFEMTLSLPDFLGGGSYQLSDGYMLDQLPYLYALSMLFLALTLINGWFKYVINIRKGVLGERMLRRLRFDLFALVLRFRPEDIRTTKSAEVASMIKDEVDPIGAFFGEAFITPAFLGTQAITAMAFILTQNMWLGLIAFALIAVQGFVIPRLRREQIRLGRERQLESRTLAGRIGEFVDAAPALHAYGVTTHSGADIGKRLGTLFEIRLKLYRRKFAVKYLNNMLAQITPFVFYILGGYLALKGRLDIGQLVAVIAAYRDLPTPIKELIDWDQQRNDVTVKYEQVVAQFSKDVLLPAEPEKAGDPIPADASISVSGLRVVNGRGIVQLDRVTTTLPRPSRIALVGGAGSGRDVLAKVLGRQITDYQGSVTIAGRELGTLTDCDASRSIIYASSEPHILSGSIRDNLLFALRHAVPPVPDGELDARMRFELMEARQTANPLVSPDADWIDYQGVGISGPDELGNAVIEALRVVRGYDDIFRVGIASRLGDDLDDELAARLLEARGAILDHFRERGLLKLVEPFAAGAYNSSASIGENLLFGVPVGSRFAPENLASDNFVRAIISAEALAGPLLAIGLKIVETVADVFQGMAPDNPLRERYSFIDEGDLETLLPALQGNWQDSQRERIPSAVRERLIGYGLMYVEPRHRLNMIDDGLIARVLRARKSFRQFLPASEAGAIEFYDAGRLMPAAPIRDNLLLGRIRYGKMHERSRLLDAVAEVLQQRGLETFVVSKGLDQDAGPGGRLLSPQQRATIQLARLMLRRPDTLILDGALSSFSGSEAHMIMKNICAAMGGRTLIVSQSEEDDVSDFDIVLTFDGAKLIGVARESETSATLVPESSGAAEDDASTPTPQEVGK is encoded by the coding sequence TTGCTGGTCAATTTCTTCCAATATGTCTGGCGCTACAGCCGGCGCGAGCAGCTGATCGTGCTCGGCTATGTGCTGGCGTCGCTGCCCTTCTACTGGTGGTCGCTCGACGTGCCGAAGCGCATCGTCAACGAGGCGATCCAGGGCGGGGCCTTCACCAACGGCCATACCCAGGCGCGCTTCTTCGAGATGACGCTCTCGCTGCCGGACTTCCTCGGCGGCGGCAGCTACCAGCTCTCCGACGGCTACATGCTGGATCAGCTGCCGTACCTGTATGCGCTCAGCATGCTGTTCCTGGCGCTGACGCTGATCAATGGCTGGTTCAAGTACGTCATCAATATCCGCAAGGGCGTACTCGGCGAGCGCATGCTGCGGCGGCTGCGCTTCGATCTGTTTGCTTTGGTGCTGCGGTTCCGGCCGGAAGACATCCGCACCACCAAGTCGGCCGAAGTCGCCAGCATGATCAAGGACGAGGTGGACCCGATCGGGGCCTTCTTCGGCGAGGCCTTCATCACGCCCGCCTTCCTCGGCACCCAGGCCATCACCGCCATGGCCTTCATCCTGACGCAGAATATGTGGCTCGGCCTGATCGCGTTCGCGCTGATCGCGGTGCAGGGCTTCGTCATCCCGCGGCTGCGCCGCGAGCAGATCCGGCTCGGCCGCGAGCGCCAGCTGGAATCGCGCACGCTGGCGGGGCGGATCGGCGAATTTGTCGATGCGGCGCCGGCGCTCCACGCCTATGGGGTGACGACCCATAGCGGCGCCGATATCGGCAAGCGGCTGGGCACGCTGTTCGAGATCCGCCTGAAGCTCTATCGCCGCAAGTTCGCGGTGAAGTACCTCAACAACATGCTGGCGCAGATCACGCCCTTCGTCTTCTACATATTGGGCGGCTATCTGGCGCTGAAGGGACGGCTCGACATCGGCCAGCTGGTCGCCGTGATCGCCGCCTATCGCGACCTGCCGACCCCGATCAAGGAACTGATCGACTGGGACCAGCAGCGCAACGACGTCACCGTGAAATACGAGCAGGTGGTCGCCCAGTTCTCCAAGGACGTGCTGCTGCCCGCCGAGCCGGAGAAGGCGGGCGATCCGATCCCGGCGGATGCGAGCATCTCGGTCTCCGGCCTCCGGGTCGTGAACGGCCGCGGCATCGTGCAGCTCGACCGCGTCACCACCACGCTGCCACGGCCGAGCCGGATCGCGCTGGTCGGCGGGGCGGGGAGCGGGCGCGACGTGCTCGCCAAGGTGCTCGGCCGCCAGATCACCGATTATCAGGGCAGCGTCACCATAGCCGGGCGCGAGCTCGGCACCCTGACCGACTGCGACGCCAGCCGGTCCATCATCTATGCCTCGAGCGAGCCGCACATCCTGTCCGGCTCGATCCGCGACAATCTGTTGTTCGCGCTGCGCCATGCGGTGCCGCCGGTCCCGGATGGCGAGCTCGACGCCAGGATGCGTTTCGAGCTCATGGAGGCGCGGCAGACCGCCAACCCGCTGGTTTCTCCCGACGCCGACTGGATCGACTATCAGGGCGTCGGCATCTCCGGACCCGATGAGCTCGGCAATGCCGTGATCGAGGCGCTGCGCGTGGTGCGCGGCTATGACGACATCTTCCGCGTCGGCATAGCGAGCCGGCTTGGCGACGACCTCGACGATGAGCTGGCGGCGCGCCTGCTCGAGGCCCGCGGCGCCATCCTCGATCATTTCCGCGAGCGCGGCCTGTTGAAGCTTGTCGAGCCTTTCGCGGCCGGCGCGTATAACAGCAGCGCCAGCATCGGCGAAAATCTCCTGTTCGGCGTGCCGGTCGGCTCGCGTTTCGCGCCGGAGAACCTCGCTTCGGACAATTTCGTGCGGGCCATCATCTCCGCGGAGGCCCTCGCCGGGCCGCTGCTGGCGATCGGGCTGAAGATCGTCGAGACCGTGGCCGACGTTTTCCAGGGCATGGCCCCGGACAATCCGCTGCGCGAGCGCTACTCCTTCATCGATGAGGGCGATCTGGAGACGCTGCTGCCGGCGCTGCAGGGCAATTGGCAGGACAGCCAGCGCGAGCGCATCCCGAGCGCGGTGCGCGAGCGGCTGATCGGCTACGGCCTGATGTATGTCGAGCCGCGCCACCGCCTCAACATGATCGATGACGGCCTCATCGCCCGGGTGCTGCGCGCCCGCAAGAGCTTCCGCCAGTTCCTGCCGGCCAGCGAAGCCGGCGCCATCGAATTCTACGATGCCGGCCGGCTGATGCCGGCGGCGCCGATCCGCGATAACCTGCTGCTCGGCCGCATCCGCTACGGCAAGATGCATGAACGCTCCCGCCTGCTCGACGCCGTCGCCGAAGTGCTGCAGCAGCGCGGGCTGGAGACCTTCGTGGTCTCCAAGGGCCTCGACCAGGATGCCGGCCCCGGCGGGCGCCTGCTCTCGCCGCAGCAGCGCGCCACCATCCAGCTGGCGCGCCTGATGCTGCGCCGGCCGGATACGTTGATCCTCGACGGCGCGCTGTCTAGTTTCTCCGGCTCGGAAGCGCATATGATCATGAAGAACATATGCGCGGCCATGGGTGGGCGCACACTCATCGTCAGCCAGTCGGAAGAGGACGACGTGAGTGATTTCGACATCGTACTGACGTTCGACGGGGCCAAACTGATCGGGGTGGCGCGTGAGAGCGAGACGTCGGCGACGCTGGTACCGGAGTCCTCCGGTGCGGCGGAAGACGATGCTTCGACACCCACTCCGCAGGAGGTAGGGAAATGA
- a CDS encoding Crp/Fnr family transcriptional regulator has protein sequence MTIDDEVRSLQKFRMFEAVETSKLKLLAMIADRIVFQPGEVVYEQGAASDAVFIVLNGQFKASINTERGVIDFAEHVRGALLGEAGVLCGQTRGVTITAENEVTALRVDREPFMQLLDESKPFNLAVMRELSRQILHLNKICAQLVMRLPDGAPAVDASRPLTPPAAAH, from the coding sequence ATGACGATCGACGATGAAGTCAGGTCCTTGCAGAAGTTCCGCATGTTCGAGGCGGTAGAGACGTCCAAGCTCAAGCTGCTCGCGATGATCGCGGACCGCATCGTGTTCCAGCCCGGCGAAGTCGTATACGAGCAGGGCGCCGCCTCCGATGCGGTGTTCATCGTGCTCAACGGCCAGTTCAAGGCGTCGATCAATACCGAGCGCGGCGTCATCGACTTCGCCGAACATGTGCGCGGAGCGCTGCTGGGCGAGGCCGGCGTGCTGTGCGGCCAGACCCGCGGCGTCACCATCACCGCGGAAAACGAGGTCACGGCGCTCAGGGTCGACCGCGAGCCGTTCATGCAACTGCTCGATGAGTCGAAGCCGTTCAACCTCGCGGTGATGCGCGAGCTCAGCCGGCAGATTCTGCATCTCAACAAGATCTGCGCGCAGCTGGTGATGCGTTTGCCCGACGGTGCTCCGGCGGTCGACGCCTCGCGCCCGCTCACGCCACCCGCCGCCGCACATTGA
- a CDS encoding adenylate/guanylate cyclase domain-containing protein, producing the protein MTSNVWVRPARMWSGIILFAFVTTHLLNHAVGVFGISAMQVVQEWRWALWKAPLGATVLYGAALVHITLTTYRLIRRQTWRMPDDEVLQIIFGLSIPFLVLGHIAETRIAGSFYGVDEAYHAVLFRLWPDVAWWQSTLLIVAWSHGVIGLHHILRHRHWYPRWRVTLVVLAVLIPFLSLAGFVAAGREAHAMAPPQAISQEQRAGIDDARMMMKGGLATFGAGVLALLAFAYIRRRAAATVTLTYRGYGPVKVPLGTSVLEASRMHHIPHPSACGGRGRCSTCRVHVLSGASDLPEPFGVEGRLLDRIGASANVRLACQIRPTHDVGLRILMPVLGEQRAREEDEQQIQEWALEQEATVLCLDLRAFNMLTRASQPYEIAVLINRFSSEMTQAVENRGGRVDQMHGHGLLAVFDTPAGGASARNALHAARDMARVIDLLNVEIAGALPIPIRAGVGVHTGPVVLTRIGADVASSSLRAFGGTITIAARLEAATKDMLADFVVSEETARISKLDFSGLKTRDIMVDGSDMAVSAYMISDQELLAQVLGGTKTVTETKSQTAMAAARG; encoded by the coding sequence ATGACAAGCAATGTCTGGGTGCGCCCGGCGCGCATGTGGTCCGGCATCATCCTGTTCGCCTTCGTCACCACCCACCTGCTCAACCATGCGGTCGGCGTGTTCGGCATCAGCGCGATGCAGGTGGTGCAGGAATGGCGCTGGGCGTTGTGGAAGGCCCCGCTCGGCGCCACGGTGCTCTATGGCGCGGCCCTCGTGCATATCACCCTGACCACCTACCGCCTCATCCGCCGGCAGACCTGGCGCATGCCGGACGACGAGGTGCTGCAGATCATCTTCGGCCTCTCCATCCCGTTCCTGGTGCTCGGCCACATCGCCGAGACCCGGATCGCCGGCTCTTTCTACGGCGTCGACGAGGCCTATCATGCCGTGCTGTTCCGGCTCTGGCCGGATGTCGCTTGGTGGCAAAGCACCTTGCTGATCGTGGCCTGGAGCCATGGGGTGATCGGGCTGCACCACATATTGCGCCACCGGCACTGGTATCCGCGCTGGCGGGTGACCCTGGTTGTGCTCGCCGTGCTCATTCCGTTCCTGTCGCTCGCCGGCTTCGTCGCCGCCGGCCGCGAGGCGCACGCCATGGCGCCGCCGCAGGCGATCAGCCAGGAGCAGCGGGCCGGCATCGACGACGCGCGGATGATGATGAAGGGCGGGCTCGCAACGTTCGGCGCCGGCGTCCTCGCATTGCTTGCCTTCGCCTATATACGCCGCCGCGCCGCCGCCACGGTGACGCTCACCTATCGCGGCTACGGGCCGGTCAAGGTCCCCCTCGGCACCTCGGTGCTGGAGGCGAGCCGCATGCACCATATCCCGCACCCCTCCGCCTGCGGCGGGCGCGGGCGCTGCTCCACCTGCCGCGTGCACGTGCTGTCAGGGGCCAGCGACCTGCCGGAGCCGTTCGGCGTCGAGGGCCGATTGCTCGATCGCATCGGCGCCTCCGCCAATGTGCGCCTCGCCTGCCAGATCCGCCCGACCCACGATGTCGGCCTGCGCATATTGATGCCGGTGCTGGGCGAGCAGCGGGCGCGCGAGGAGGACGAGCAGCAGATCCAGGAATGGGCGCTGGAGCAGGAGGCGACGGTGCTCTGTCTCGACCTGCGCGCCTTCAACATGCTGACCCGCGCCAGCCAGCCCTACGAGATCGCGGTGCTGATCAACCGCTTTTCCTCGGAGATGACGCAGGCGGTGGAGAATCGCGGCGGCCGGGTCGACCAGATGCACGGCCACGGCCTCCTCGCCGTCTTCGATACGCCGGCTGGCGGCGCCAGCGCTCGCAACGCCCTGCATGCGGCCCGCGACATGGCGCGGGTGATCGACCTGCTCAATGTCGAGATCGCCGGCGCCTTGCCGATCCCGATCCGCGCCGGGGTCGGCGTCCATACCGGCCCGGTGGTGCTGACCCGCATCGGCGCCGACGTCGCCTCCTCGTCGCTGCGCGCCTTTGGCGGCACCATCACCATCGCCGCACGGCTGGAAGCGGCGACCAAGGACATGCTGGCCGACTTCGTGGTATCGGAAGAAACGGCTCGAATTTCGAAACTCGACTTTTCCGGATTGAAAACCCGCGACATCATGGTCGATGGCAGCGACATGGCGGTCTCCGCCTATATGATCAGCGACCAGGAGCTATTGGCGCAGGTGCTCGGCGGGACCAAGACAGTGACAGAGACCAAGTCCCAGACGGCGATGGCCGCGGCAAGAGGATGA
- a CDS encoding ABC transporter ATP-binding protein yields MLPAVTPEVLRIEDLRIGFALHGQLDEVVKGVSLRVPAGRTVALVGESGSGKTVISRAVMGLLPPNGIITQGRILFSDPARKPDGEFKNGAGKTGPLDIAGLPTDGKVIRHLRGGRIGMIFQEPMSSLSPVHTIGNQVEEALQLHRPHPRKEARAVTERMLELVGFREPHRAYDRYPFELSGGLRQRAMLAMALICHPALLIADEPTTALDMTIQAQVLKLMKELQQDFGMAILLITHDLGVVANMADEVVVIYQGEIMEMGTVEDVFRDPTHPYLKALLKACPRFDMAEGERLVALRDIPPVVPERTDPYRLETCGAPILTVERLRKTYGGKKGGGVVAVDDVSFEIMRGECLGLVGESGSGKTTVGNLIMRARAADSGSITFHGRDGPVDIRALDKEDLREFRPHLQMIFQDPVSSLSPRMTVLDIIREPMIIQERGDPAWQKERVIELMRCVGLDPRFLNRYPHSFSGGQRQRIGIARALALDPDIIICDEPVSALDVSVQAQILNLLKDLQSALGLTYLFVTHNLAVVHYMADRIAVMARGRIVEMATRDALFANPVHPYTKNLLKAVLLPDLDQRFDFKIPMSAGGASDPQIWPEAFRGMKGGGLAPLDLGGGHFVLADRDCVRSDLVTA; encoded by the coding sequence GTGCTGCCGGCCGTGACCCCCGAAGTGCTTCGTATCGAAGACCTGCGCATCGGTTTCGCCCTTCACGGCCAGCTCGACGAGGTGGTGAAGGGAGTGTCGCTCCGCGTGCCAGCGGGACGCACGGTGGCCCTTGTCGGTGAATCCGGTTCCGGCAAGACCGTCATCTCCCGCGCGGTGATGGGCCTGCTGCCGCCCAACGGCATCATCACCCAGGGGCGGATCCTGTTCTCCGATCCGGCCCGCAAGCCGGACGGCGAATTCAAGAACGGTGCTGGCAAGACCGGCCCGCTCGACATTGCCGGGCTTCCGACCGACGGCAAGGTGATCCGCCATCTGCGTGGCGGGCGCATCGGCATGATCTTCCAGGAGCCGATGTCCTCGCTCTCGCCGGTCCATACCATCGGCAACCAGGTCGAGGAGGCGCTGCAGCTGCACCGCCCGCATCCGCGCAAGGAAGCACGCGCGGTGACCGAGCGGATGCTGGAGCTGGTCGGCTTCCGCGAGCCGCACCGCGCCTATGACCGCTACCCGTTCGAGCTGTCCGGCGGGCTGCGCCAGCGCGCCATGCTTGCCATGGCGCTGATCTGCCATCCGGCCCTGCTGATCGCCGACGAGCCGACCACCGCGCTCGACATGACCATCCAGGCCCAGGTGCTGAAGCTGATGAAGGAGCTTCAGCAGGATTTCGGCATGGCGATCCTGCTCATCACCCACGACCTCGGCGTCGTCGCCAACATGGCGGACGAGGTGGTGGTGATCTATCAGGGCGAGATCATGGAGATGGGCACGGTCGAGGACGTGTTCCGCGACCCGACCCATCCCTATCTGAAGGCGCTTCTGAAAGCCTGCCCGCGCTTCGACATGGCGGAAGGCGAGCGCCTGGTGGCGCTGCGCGACATACCGCCCGTCGTGCCGGAGCGTACCGACCCCTACCGGCTGGAGACCTGCGGCGCGCCGATCCTCACGGTGGAGAGACTGCGCAAGACCTATGGCGGCAAGAAAGGCGGCGGTGTCGTCGCCGTCGACGATGTCAGCTTCGAGATCATGCGCGGCGAGTGCCTCGGCCTCGTCGGCGAGAGCGGCTCCGGCAAGACCACGGTCGGCAACCTGATCATGCGCGCCCGGGCCGCCGATTCCGGCTCCATCACCTTCCACGGCCGCGACGGGCCGGTCGATATCCGCGCCCTCGACAAGGAGGACTTGCGCGAGTTTCGGCCGCATCTGCAGATGATCTTCCAGGATCCGGTGTCGTCGCTGTCGCCGCGCATGACGGTGCTCGACATCATCCGCGAGCCGATGATCATCCAGGAGCGCGGCGATCCGGCCTGGCAGAAGGAGCGCGTCATCGAGTTGATGCGCTGCGTCGGCCTCGATCCGCGCTTCCTCAACCGCTATCCGCACAGCTTCTCCGGCGGCCAGCGCCAGCGCATCGGCATCGCCCGGGCGCTCGCGCTCGATCCCGACATCATCATCTGTGACGAGCCGGTCTCCGCGCTCGACGTCTCGGTGCAGGCGCAGATCCTCAATCTGCTGAAGGACCTGCAGTCCGCGCTCGGTCTCACCTATCTGTTCGTCACGCACAATCTCGCGGTGGTCCACTACATGGCCGACCGCATCGCGGTGATGGCCCGCGGGCGCATCGTCGAGATGGCGACGCGCGACGCGCTGTTCGCCAATCCGGTCCACCCCTACACCAAGAACCTGCTCAAGGCGGTGCTGCTGCCCGACCTCGACCAGCGCTTCGACTTCAAGATCCCGATGTCGGCCGGCGGCGCCTCCGATCCGCAGATCTGGCCGGAGGCGTTCCGCGGCATGAAGGGCGGGGGGCTCGCCCCGCTCGATCTCGGCGGCGGCCATTTCGTGCTTGCCGACCGCGACTGCGTCCGATCCGATCTGGTCACGGCATAG